In Geopsychrobacter electrodiphilus DSM 16401, a single window of DNA contains:
- a CDS encoding YwbE family protein — protein MNGQNRAEIIPGLAVEIILKQDQRTGKRTRGIVKDLLTRSAFHSRGIKVRLEDGQVGRVQGLAGGQSQG, from the coding sequence ATGAATGGACAGAACAGAGCGGAGATCATCCCCGGGCTTGCCGTAGAAATTATCCTCAAGCAGGACCAGCGCACAGGTAAGCGGACCAGGGGGATCGTCAAGGATCTCCTGACCAGGTCAGCGTTTCATTCGCGGGGGATTAAGGTCAGGTTGGAGGACGGTCAGGTCGGGAGAGTGCAGGGGCTTGCGGGGGGGCAAAGCCAGGGCTGA